One window from the genome of Bufo bufo chromosome 4, aBufBuf1.1, whole genome shotgun sequence encodes:
- the CASP8AP2 gene encoding CASP8-associated protein 2 isoform X1, whose translation MDGQMALKQEHGNENRMHFQDFFASPAKSDASSVDIYDGLDMVTSTDQVAETGSPSRNCLDLYEELLTEEGTAKEASFNDLSAEYENCQKQMKQLIAKMKEMQSLNSSLQNENQCLKKNISALIKTARVEITRKEEEINRLTRRPSGPGRNHSFKLNPLPLRTVKTKSNNVDHSNNIRYTETLPKKAIPLQSKDLTSCNSKNLSEKTTCMESSQTSTPKNPIAKESKESPVYHSQERGLEPPRLEVNDKNSKEVDLDSQTMDTERSRTKERPRCSFSNSVNERSDLKEKTHKSSPKCGENESSQENRNSKTEVGCGAENHKYHSSSTKEKTQVKDLEYSKEKQVKKHERSPHRRESRAHEKEKNTESRHRTDKNEEPRRSKRTPFSKDNSAQKISELSDGKRSSDVSRKDNSAQKISELSDGKRSSDVSRKDNSAQKISELSDGKRSSDVSRKDNSAQKISELSDGKRSSDVSRKDNSAQKISELSDGKRSSDVSRKNNSAQKISELSDGKRSSDVSRKNNSAQKISELSDGKSSDVSRKDNSVQKISELSDGKRSSDVSRKDNSAQKISELSDGKRSSDVSRKDNSAQKISELSDGKSSDVSRKDNSAQKISELSDGKRSSDVSRKDNSAQKISELSDGKRSSDVSRKDNSAQKISELSDGKRSSDVSRKNNSAQKISELSDGKRSSDVSRKDNSAQKISELSDGKRSSDASRKDKRSSEYNESKHEKKDSKPSKSENSTRNMPSSENKTERSDRDRRGDENKRSRDEQARSRNDRNDKGHRTKEKDMHLSPSKDKGLHSKISDKGKSREKVKEDSIQKDLKLSFMETLNLTLSPAKKTSDTQQVVSGASSMECEVEGKVAEGSSQLCVIEDSTDSLHPQKTDLKPSEHVSMDNNTTKEDTNLVSQFGPVVDHIVCLNEQQPSSTVEENSELLAELTLDDKQAGSTVLDTVSAEVKDTHSLVDDSEIFDLDSFIEIDRCSGSPSDTPNVSVPAEQSEDDGSVLKQSEDADNQAIKLKSSLTETPKGICETPRNDFINVIAKGSENKPCFHDEGSIDLNSLRHIPKVLSPLKSPVRPKAQHTLERTAKASVVSVLYKESLPETNAKPTCLLVSEDLNKENCQPDNKSDFGSKIPAVTSTDEVEEGETVSEDEQFCKQTIQSKSSPDQVTSVNKSQSGQDSELLFLPKPETLTTAQKKSTKSKTKIDKQAALSTSKRKKESADSCLDGILKIVTPSSIQDVLQMLRIIRKHIRKKYMKFKIQFSLNQFHRVIERAALYFVSLVRSLDWSSLCSLPERLQKKLCKHIETRLRMLKKNGIVVRIFDQSLIDMKTSLWKFVDEQLDSLFDILKAVLLKLCDKAEVEKNIVSCTNTQKSDPVENSRNKRCKNMDKVCLRSSGSMPCLRRLEFHNQATVTNPNNENTVLHKELVKELTGIGFNSENVDIPSSNVSSTSEPPHVSPSKSFASNAPCPKSQLNSSGLSFNLVSDDHMGDVFKSLLHNSDNLPSNTLIEDEWILETPKKTASSSKKFENVDSLSENKTPTKSAFSWSSISPPHMHTFSRLDTVLNPDVFDENCLLEVPTSSSSIKTLSGSEDRLKSYSSVLMEDLAVSLTLPSPLKSDSHLSFLRPFCDTEPISKLDVKYCEGSFLDELTNEDATEQDIHLTLDSDNSSTGSSEDTGQSGSFQYHPSEPMQAVIMEKSNDHFIVKIRRAVSSSSPVCDSSSEGTDNTVPESLQTVDGNKPEMETRLDTMSEAHNGSIQLHPNPLHLTNLTDNYLIDLMRPDEVSVPDESVFKLPPSRSHLESPAAMKRIANYIVEHSEISCEKSVTSCIEETCNAEVPADILPKKTSDAGTVDLNLKKKRKSLDEEPSAKRKKTSPPDEDKGTKHYKTESLLLEKADKKRHTRAVSDGAINFHSSKVSPTNLSAKNVIKKKGEVVISWTRDEDRTILLECQRLGPTKKTFIFLSSSMNKYPHQVEERFRQLMKLFKKSRNSSS comes from the exons CTATCTGCTGAATATGAGAATTGCCAGAAACAAATGAAACAATTGATTGCAAAGATGAAGGAAATGCAGTCTTTG aactcAAGCTTGCAAAATGAAAATCAGTGCTTAAAAAAGAATATTTCTGCTCTTATTAAAACGGCAAGGGTTGAAATTACACGTAAAGAAGAAGAGATTAACAGACTGACTCGGAG GCCGAGTGGTCCAGGCAGAAACCACAGTTTCAAACTCAATCCACTACCTTTGCGTACAGTGAAAACAAAATCTAATAATGTTGACCACTCAAACAACATAAGATACACAGAAACCTTGCCAAAAAAAGCCATCCCTTTGCAATCTAAAGACCTCACAAGTTGCAATTCTAAAAATCTTTCTGAGAAGACGACTTGTATGGAAAGTAGCCAAACAAGTACACCAAAAAATCCAATTGCTAAAGAGTCCAAGGAGAGCCCAGTATACCATTCACAGGAAAGAGGCTTGGAACCTCCAAGGTTGGAAGTAAATGATAAGAATAGCAAAGAAGTGGACTTGGATAGCCAGACTATGGACACTGAGAGAAGTCGGACAAAGGAAAGACCCAGATGTAGCTTTTCCAATTCAGTAAATgaaaggtctgatctgaaagaAAAGACCCACAAGTCATCACCAAAATGTGGGGAAAATGAATCCTCTCAGGAGAATAGAAATTCAAAGACTGAGGTTGGCTGTGGGGCAGAAAACCACAAATACCATTCAAGCTCCACTAAAGAAAAGAcgcaggtgaaagatctggaataCTCTAAAGAAAAGCAAGTAAAAAAGCATGAAAGATCACCACACAGAAGGGAGTCTAGAGcacatgaaaaagaaaaaaatacagaatCTAGGCACAGAACTGACAAAAATGAGGAACCTCGACGGTCAAAAAGAACACCTTTTTCAAAGGACAATAGTGCCCAAAAGATTTCAGAGCTGAGCGATGGCAAAAGAAGCAGTGATGTTTCTAGAAAGGATAATAGTGCCCAAAAGATTTCAGAGCTGAGCGATGGCAAAAGAAGCAGTGATGTTTCTAGAAAGGATAATAGTGCCCAAAAGATTTCAGAGCTGAGCGATGGCAAAAGAAGCAGTGACGTTTCTAGAAAGGATAATAGTGCCCAAAAGATTTCAGAGCTGAGCGATGGCAAAAGAAGCAGTGATGTTTCTAGAAAGGATAATAGTGCCCAAAAGATTTCAGAGCTGAGCGATGGCAAAAGAAGCAGTGACGTTTCTAGAAAGAATAATAGTGCCCAAAAGATTTCAGAGCTGAGCGATGGCAAAAGAAGCAGTGACGTTTCTAGAAAGAATAATAGTGCCCAAAAGATTTCAGAGCTGAGCGATGGCAAAAGCAGTGATGTTTCTAGAAAGGATAATAGTGTTCAAAAGATTTCAGAGCTGAGCGATGGCAAAAGAAGCAGTGACGTTTCTAGAAAGGATAATAGTGCCCAAAAGATTTCAGAGCTGAGCGATGGCAAAAGAAGCAGTGACGTTTCTAGAAAGGATAATAGTGCCCAAAAGATTTCAGAGCTGAGCGATGGCAAAAGCAGTGACGTTTCTAGAAAGGATAATAGTGCCCAAAAGATTTCAGAGCTGAGCGATGGCAAAAGAAGCAGTGACGTTTCTAGAAAGGATAATAGTGCCCAAAAGATTTCAGAGCTGAGCGATGGCAAGAGAAGCAGTGATGTTTCTAGAAAGGATAATAGTGCCCAAAAGATTTCAGAGCTGAGCGATGGCAAAAGAAGCAGTGATGTTTCTAGAAAGAATAATAGTGCCCAAAAGATTTCAGAGCTGAGCGATGGCAAAAGAAGCAGTGACGTTTCTAGAAAGGATAATAGTGCCCAAAAGATTTCAGAGCTGAGCGATGGCAAAAGAAGCAGTGACGCTTCAAGAAAGGATAAGCGTTCTTCAGAGTACAACGAGtccaaacatgaaaaaaaagaCTCAAAACCAAGCAAGTCTGAAAATTCAACAAGAAATATGCCCAGTAGTGAAAATAAAACTGAAAGATCTGATCGTGATAGAAGAGGAGATGAAAATAAAAGATCTAGAGATGAACAAGCTAGAAGTAGAAATGACCGAAATGATAAAGGCCACCGAACGAAAGAAAAAGACATGCATCTGTCTCCAAGCAAAGATAAAGGCTTGCATTCTAAAATAAGTGACAAGGGCAAAAGTAGAGAAAAAGTTAAAGAGGACAGCATTCAAAAAGACTTGAAACTGTCATTTATGGAAACCCTTAATTTAACACTTTCTCCTGCTAAAAAAACCTCTGACACACAGCAAGTGGTCTCCGGTGCATCCAGTATGGAATGTGAGGTGGAGGGGAAAGTAGCTGAAGGCTCTTCCCAGCTATGTGTGATTGAAGACAGTACTGACTCTCTACATCCTCAAAAGACAGATTTGAAACCCAGTGAACATGTTTCAATGGATAATAACACAACCAAAGAAGACACCAATCTAGTGTCTCAATTTGGACCTGTTGTAGACCATATAGTGTGTTTAAATGAGCAGCAACCAAGTTCCACTGTTGAGGAGAACAGCGAGTTATTGGCAGAATTAACACTAGACGATAAACAGGCTGGGTCTACTGTTCTAGATACAGTGAGCGCTGAAGTGAAGGACACACACAGTCTTGTAGATGATTCAGAAATTTTTGATCTTGATTCATTTATAGAAATTGATAGATGCAGTGGTAGTCCTTCTGACACTCCTAATGTGTCTGTGCCTGCTGAACAGAGTGAAGATGACGGCAGTGTCTTGAAGCAAAGTGAAGATGCAGACAACCAAGCCATTAAACTGAAATCAAGTCTAACTGAAACCCCAAAAGGTATATGTGAAACACCACGTAATGACTTTATAAATGTAATCGCAAAAGGAAGTGAGAATAAGCCATGTTTCCATGATGAAGGCTCTATCGACTTAAACTCTCTAAGACATATTCCAAAAGTCCTCAGCCCGCTGAAAAGCCCAGTCCGGCCTAAAGCTCAGCATACACTTGAGCGCACAGCTAAGGCTTCTGTAGTGAGCGTTTTATAtaaag AATCACTACCAGAGACAAACGCCAAACCTACCTGTTTGTTAGTATCTGAAGATTTAAACAAGGAAAATTGTCAACCGGATAATAAGTCAGACTTTGGCAGTAAAATTCCTGCAGTGACCTCTACTGATGAAGTTGAAGAGGGGGAGACAGTCAGTGAAGATGAACAATTTTGTAAGCAAACAATCCAGTCTAAAAGTAGCCCTGACCAAGTGACAAGTGTGAATAAAAGTCAGTCTGGTCAGGATAGTGAACTACTGTTTTTGCCCAAGCCAGAAACACTGACTacagcacaaaaaaaatctaCTAAAAGTAAAACTAAAATTGACAAACAAGCAGCATTGTCAACTAGTAAACGAAAAAAAGAAAGTGCAGATTCTTGCCTTGACGGGattttaaaaattgttactccaTCAAGTATACAAGATGTTCTACAGATGTTACGAATTATAAGGAAACatataagaaaaaaatacatgaaaTTTAAGATTCAGTTTTCACTTAATCAGTTCCATCGGGTAATTGAAAGAGCAGCGTTATATTTTGTTAGTCTGGTAAGAAGTCTAGACTGGTCCAGCTTGTGTTCCTTACCAGAAAGATTGCAAAAAAAACTTTGTAAGCACATTGAGACCAGACTGAGAATGTTGAAAAAGAATGGGATTGTAGTCAGAATTTTTGACCAATCTCTTATTGATATGAAGACAAGTCTGTGGAAATTCGTAGATGAGCAGCTTGATTCATTGTTTGACATCCTTAAAGCAGTGCTTTTAAAACTTTGTGACAAGGCTGAAGTTGAAAAAAATATAGTATCTTGTACAAACACCCAAAAATCTGATCCTGTGGAAAATTCTCGAAATAAGAGATGCAAAAATATGGATAAGGTATGTTTACGTTCATCAGGATCAATGCCTTGTCTAAGGCGACTTGAGTTTCACAATCAAGCAACAGTAACAAATCCAAATAATGAAAACACTGTGCTGCATAAGGAACTTGTAAAGGAGTTAACAGGAATTGGTTTTAACTCTGAGAATGTTGATATTCCTTCTAGTAATGTCAGCTCAACATCAGAGCCTCCCCATGTTTCACCTTCCAAGTCTTTTGCGTCTAATGCACCATGTCCCAAAAGTCAACTAAATTCTTCAGGTCTGTCTTTTAATTTGGTGAGTGATGATCACATGGGAGACGTTTTTAAGAGTTTGCTTCACAACTCAGATAATTTACCATCTAACACCttgatagaagatgagtggatattagaaactccaaaaaaaacggCATCATCCAGTAAGAAATTTGAGAATGTGGATTCACTGTCTGAAAATAAAACGCCAACAAAATCAgctttttcctggtcttccatctCTCCTCCACATATGCACACTTTTTCTAGACTTGACACCGTACTAAACCCTGATGTCTTTGATGAAAACTGCCTGCTAGAGGTTCCTACCAGTTCCTCTTCCATCAAGACCTTAAGTGGCTCTGAGGATCGACTGAAATCCTATTCTTCAGTTCTTATGGAGGATCTTGCAGTGTCTTTAACTCTTCCATCACCTCTGAAATCAGATTCACATCTCAGTTTTCTTAGACCATTTTGTGATACAGAGCCCATATCGAAACTTGATGTAAAATACTGTgaagggtcatttttggatgaacTGACTAATGAAGATGCAACTGAACAAGACATACATTTAACTTTGGATTCTGATAACTCAAGCACTGGATCTTCAGAAGATACAGGTCAATCGGGCAGCTTTCAGTACCATCCAAGTGAACCCATGCAGGCAGTTATAATGGAAAAATCGAATGaccattttattgttaaaataagGCGTGCTGTGTCTTCTAGCTCTCCAGTTTGTGACTCCTCATCTGAAGGGACTGATAATACTGTACCAGAATCTTTACAAACTGTCGACGGTAATAAACCTGAAATGGAAACTAGACTGGACACAATGTCGGAAGCACATAATGGCAGCATACAGCTCCATCCAAATCCCTTACATTTAACAAATCTCACAGACAATTATTTAATTGATTTAATGAGACCTGATGAAGTCTCAGTCCCAGACGAATCTGTATTTAAATTGCCTCCTAGTAGAAGCCACCTAGAGTCCCCAGCTGCAATGAAGAGAATAGCAAATTATATTGTAGAACATTCTGAAATAAGTTGTGAGAAGAGTGTTACAAGCTGTATAGAAGAAACATGCAATGCAGAAGTGCCTGCTGACATATTACCTAAAAAAACTTCTGATGCCGGCACTGTGGATTTAAATTTGAAGAAGAAAAGGAAATCGCTAGATGAGGAGCCATCAGCCAAACGTAAAAAAACTtcgcctcctgatgaggacaaagGTACCAAGCATTATAAAACTGAAAGCTTACTTCTAGAGAAGGCCGATAAAAAGAGACACACAAGAGCTGTTAGTGATGGGGCTATAAACTTCCATTCCTCCAAAGTCTCTCCAACCAACTTGTCTGCGAAGAACGTTATCAAAAAGAAAGGAGAAGTCGTCATTTCTTGGACAAG AGATGAAGACCGTACAATTCTCCTAGAGTGTCAAAGGCTTGGGCCAACTAAAAAGACATTTATCTTCTTATCTTCAAGTATGAATAAGTATCCACATCAG GTGGAAGAACGGTTCCGACAGTTAATGAAGCTCTTCAAGAAAAGCAGAAATTCCAGCAGCTGA